GTGCCATTTCTACCTTTATTTCATCTATCTGTCCGTATTCTTTAATTAGTTCATTTACTAACTTTCGTAATTCAAATAACGCTGTAATTACAATAGGATTTCTAATAGATTGTATTTCTTTATCGGCTTCTTTCCCAACGGGTAACTTTCTAACTAAAGTTTTAGCATCTATAGTTGCAGAATGATGATATAGCTTTTTTAATTGTTTATCATTAAAACCAAAATCTTTGCGGAGTAATGCTTTAATGGTTTCAATAAATCCGCCTTCAATTTTAGAACGTACTATGCCTTCTACATTATCAATTAGCTCCAATTGATTTTTATTAGCTTCAGGTGTATCATTCTGCCATTTATCGCCAAAAGTATTTTTAATCCCACCCATTACTACAGCAACATCGTAAGTGTAACCTAGTTGCATAAAGGGTAAAATATTGTTAATTGCTTTCCTACTTAAACTTGAATAACCGTCTTTAACATTAAACTTAGATATAGCTTCTGCTTGAACCTCGTTAAACCCCCACTTTTTAATAGCATAGTCTTTTAAATTAGATTTACTATCAAAAAAATAAAGCACATGCCAAATATCATCTTGTTCTTTTTCAGTAAATTCAAACCATTTTTTTTCAAAATATTTTTTATTAGATAAATTTGAAATGGTATGTGTACCAACTATTTTATCATTGTCCTTATAATTAAATTTATGCTCTGCGCTTTCTTTCCCAATAACTTTTCTTATTCTTTTAAATACAGGTTTATCTACAGAATACAGAAAGTTTACAATTTTTTCTTTGTCTTCTTGACTTATTTTTAATCCGTTACATTCAACTGTATTTACCCATTGCCAAACCCTAAACTGTTCAAAAACTATAGAACTTATTGGACATTTGGTTTTTGTAGGTTCAAAAGAACAATTGCCAACTAAATGTTTTTGAGAACGCAAAGGACGTTGATGAAATAAAATACCATCCTCTTTATAGTCATCTAATTTTCTGCCTCCAAAAAGTGTTTTTAAGTCATTATTTAAAGCTTCATGAAATTGAGCTTGTTTATTCCAGATTAGCTCAAATTCGTCAACATACATTTGACGTGTTGTATATCTATTTCTAATACGCTCTAAACCATCTTGAAAAGGTGTGTTTTCTTTTGGATAAATTTGGTATAAATATGACCCTAAGGTTTTGTCTTGAATACTTTCAAGAGTTTCAGTAATACCTATTTTACCATCTTTTGCATTACCTTTAAAAATAGCACCATCATCTTTACCTCCTTTTCTACTATTACTTAAAAAACCTCTACGTTGAATTAAGTGGTAAAATATGCGTCCTATTTCTTCTAAGGTCAATTCTTCTTTTAATGCTTTTTGTCTTAATTCATAAGGATTTAAAGCAAACCAACTGGCTAATTTCTTTTCAGGAAACCGCTTAGTTTTTTTCCATTCTTTAAAATCAGATTCAGTTAATGGGCACATGTTGTATTTTGAAAGTGCATTTAACAATATTTTCTTTCTTAAACGTCTTCTAAAAAACTGACGTCTAACTCCTCTTGCTCCAGTTCTACTCGCATTTTTAGACATTTCATTGTCTCCATCTCCTAAATTTTCAACACCCATTGGAAAAATTCTACTTCCAATGCCTAGTATTTTATCTTGTTCATCATCTATTAATGCCCAACCAATACTGTTAGTTCCTAAATCTAAACCTAAAATTTTTGACATCTATTTTTAATATTAAAGAATTATTAAAAATACAAAAAAATAACGTAAGATTTTACGGGATTTATCATAGGCATTTCTGTATTATTTTGTTATATTTGACATAGATTAAAATTTCTAATCTTTAATCTTATCACAATAAGGCTATATGCCGTAGATGAAAATCTTTAGTCCTGCTTCGGTGGGACTACTTTTTTTAAACTATAAAGGTCATGACTAGACCACAAATCATATCTATTAATAATCTTTATACTCCCTGTGTAGGGGAAGAACCCGCAGAATTAAACCACAGTTTGACAAAACATTAGGTGTTCTGTATTAAAAAGGACACCCTTTTGATGCCCTTTCTTTTAATTAAACATTATTCATATTGCCATCTATAGCCTTCAGAAGGCTTCCTATCCCCTCTACAAAACCTTGCAATGCAAGATTTAGAAACCCCTGTCTTTCTAGAAGCTTCAGCCACAGACTTATATTCAGACAAAATACGTCCATCTAAAGCCATTTTAATTACAGTTTTCCTTCTCTTATCTTTTAAATTCATCGGAATAGAATAAGAATAAGACCAATAGTAACTCTTGCAAGTTTTATTTTGACCTAAACATGCATTACTTATTGATGTCTTAGCTGCACTAACTGCATTAGCTGCACTTTCTAAGCAGTCATATTTAGCAATTAAGCTTCCATCTTCAATGGAATATTGATAAATAGTTTTTTGGATACCACCGCCACTATCGCTGTTTAAGCCATTAGTTCTACTATCATACCGTATTATATACTCTTTTTCCTTCTGAGCCAACTCATCAGTAGTACTAGCAGTATCAATCTGAGTCCAAGTGAAAGCATCGGGACCATAAGTCCCGATAGCTTCTTGAAATTGACCTTTCTCACCTCTATTTGCCCGTTCTTGGTGGTCAAGTTTACGTTGATGGATACTATTTTTAGTTGCACCTATATAAACTTCTCCTGTTAACTTATTTTGGGCTTTATAAATTACATTAATTTTCTTCTTTTCCTTCATCATCATCACTACATTTATTTGATTTGTATTTTCCTTTCTTTGGGTTACTAATTTTTTTCTCTTTAACCAGTTCACTCAAATAATATTTAACTTGCCTTTCCTTTATTGTAAGGGAAGTTGTGAAATGACGAACTAATTGTGCCGTTTCAAAAGCAGTACAAGTATTTGAGTCAAAATATTGGATAATTTTATCTCTGTTATCATCTACTCGTCTTCTATCTGACCTGTTAAGAATTTCACCTTCGTCTGCATCTCCATAGCATTCCAACCATGTTTCTGATGAAATACTAAACTCATTTACTTTTTCATTATCATCTGGAGCATACCTAAAGAAAATATCTTTTAAATATCTAACCCCTTTACTGGTTCTATTTATGCCTAAGGCAAAATCAGATTCTTGCGCAAATACAGAACTCCCTTTTATACTATCCATTACTAAAGGCTTATCATACATTTTAGGCGTATGGTGTATACATATTAATGTAACTCCTAGATCGTAACAGATATTCCTGAGCCTTTGCATGACTTTTTCAGCATCAGAACTATCCTCAAGTTTACCTGGATTCATTCTTGTGATACTATCTATGAATACGACTTCTGCTCCTGAATCTTTAATTAAATGCTTTAGTTCAGTCCAATCTTTATCACTTAAAATTCGGCTTTGAAAATCCAACCCTTGATACATGTAATTATCATCAACAAGTTTTTTTTGTACGTCATTCAAAGTATTATATTGAATCTTATTGCGTTCAGCTCGATTTTCCCAAAACTCTTCTAAACCAACAAAGAGTATCTTTTTTGGTTTGCCATCAAGTTCATATCCAAAAAACTCCTTTGCTCCGTAAGCCAATTTCATAGCTAAATTTTCACAAAAAATGGTTTTACCACTTTTACTCGGCCCAAAGACCAATCCAAATGACTTTTCTTTTATACCATGCCATAAAAATTTTGGTTTTGGTCTTGTTTTTAATTCCTTCAATACTTCTTTAAATGTCAAATGCCCTTTATCATTTAATGATTTTTTAATCATTGTTCAAAATTTATAATAAACCAACACTATTGTGGTTTTTCTATTGCGAAATTGATTATTATTTTAGACAAATATGGATACAAAAAAACGTATCCACCTAAAGTTCAATGTATTCAGTATGTTGCAAAAAAAAGAGGCTAAATGCCTCTTACCTTTTTATATGTATTTTTAATTATATTGATGAACTGAAGAAGTCCTTATCAAATTTTTCATTTAAAGCTTTTATAGATTCTTTAGGAGAAGCATGCCCATTGATGAATTTATTTGCCTGAATTCGAGAATTTGACATTTGATGATATTTAGCTTTATCAAAATACTCACAATAATCATCTAAAAACCTAAATAAATCTGGATGTGTGATTCCAGATATAACATTTTTATCATACATGGATTGAAATAACCAAATAACCTGATTCTTGTTCAGCTTAAACTTTAACTTGTCACTAATTTGGAAATCTTCTGATTTAAAATTTGATGAAAAATCATAAAGTTTTTCACAAAACTGTATTATCAAAGCCTTATCCTTAGCTTCAAAATCTGAGCTTTGATTTAAGTAGGTAATTAAATCATTGATTTTTTTTAATTGATTTTTTTTAAATCCCTCAATGCTTTCTGAAGTATAAACACCCTTTCTATCTAATTCTTTTATGAATTTCGAACAATATTCATCAAAAGATATATTTAGCGCCTTATCAAATTCTTCATAAAAATTTATGGTTTCTATTTCATATTCTAAATCTACTACCTCTCGCTCAAAACCAAATTCATCATGAAATGTTCTTTTTGATTTACCAACAACAACTTCAGCTTGAATATTGGATTCATTTAAATCTAGTGTCGGGGTTTCACCATTATTAACAATTTCCTTATGGCGGATGTCATTTAACAAAAAATCCTTTTTAATTATATTTATTTCTTTTTGTGTTTTTGGGATTCCTTGGTTTAATTCTATTAATAAAAGTCTATTTTCCATTAAAGTTAGGTTTGCGCATATAATGCATACAATGCAATTACAATATATTAATAAAAGTACCAATTAATTTATATAAGTAAAACAATGATTTTACATTAGTAAATTTCATTTTAGCCATAGTATTTTAATGTCAGTAATTATTATTCTTTCAAAAATTAGTCAAAAACTACCTCTTTTAGATAAGCATGCGTAAAAAGCCAAGTTATAAACTCAACTTCTTACCATACTTTTCCAATGCGCAAATAACTTTTTCTCAGTAGTTTTATGATTATAGAGCCAAAACCGTCTCAGAAAATATTCTAATTTTCATAGAAAAATAGAATAAAAAGATACAGCATAATGCTCTTCATCATTTATTTAGTTAAAATGTCAAAATGATGTGTATGGTAGTTTTTACCATCTATACAGAACACAATCCTGCCCTCGTAAGTAATTTTTAATTCTGTGCAGGAAACTGTTTGATGTTTCCTTAAGACACCAACTTCCTGTAACACCTTCAACTTAAAGGGTGTTTGTAGTTTAATAATTCTATTTTGACCGTTAACCACGTAAATAATGTGTGGCGAGCAATATTTCAAAAGCTCAATCAGATGCTTATTGCTCATGTTTTAAAAATAATTTTATTGATAAACGCTACATAATAATATCCTTCAAAAGGAAATAATTATCTTCTTGATTTTTCAAGGCCGCTCTTAAATGATTAACAAACTCATAAGTATTGCTATTTCTGCTTAAGAAGTTATCTATATAATTACTCTTCGTGCTTTCTGTAAAGAGGTTGTACAAATTCCATAGGTTTATATAACCATCATCATCTGCCCTAAAATGCTCATCATCTATGTGGTTTTTGACAATGGTGTTGATTTGTGAATCCGTGATATTTAAATCAAACACCCCTTGCTTTTTGTCTTTTCTTAAATGATTATAGATTTTCATCTTGCCTAACAAGTGGGCCATCTGTTCATCGTTAATAATGAAATCCTTTAGATTTCTCATATTATCAACATGCTCTTCTCGTTTGTAGTTTAAAAACAGTTCTTGCGTTTTAGATTTTAGCTCGTCTACACTACTTACTCTTAAATCATCTTTTAGCCCATCTGTAGCGATACACAAATTACAGCACACCATATTTTTAAAACCGATAAAGATTTTAAACCTTTCGATGGTTTTCTTGGAAAATAGGTTTTGCTCAGAGTACGAACGAACACCACCAACGGTTAGATTAAGCTTCTGGTTGTTGATGTAAGTATGAACATGAGGTATTTCTAACATAAAAGCCAAACGCTCGTAATAAATGGTTTTCTCGTGCTCCAATAATTCCTTTGCTGGTTTGCCTATTGCAGAAGGAATACGTCCTTTAATAACATGACTGGTTCTAATATTAGGCATCATAACTGTTCCTTCTGGAAATAGTTGCTGTGCTGTTTCTCTCACTGCGCT
The nucleotide sequence above comes from Flavobacteriaceae bacterium HL-DH10. Encoded proteins:
- the cas9 gene encoding type II CRISPR RNA-guided endonuclease Cas9 (Cas9, originally named Csn1, is the large, multifunctional signature protein of type II CRISPR/Cas systems. It is well known even to general audiences because its RNA-guided endonuclease activity has made it a popular tool for custom editing of eukaryotic genomes.) produces the protein MSKILGLDLGTNSIGWALIDDEQDKILGIGSRIFPMGVENLGDGDNEMSKNASRTGARGVRRQFFRRRLRKKILLNALSKYNMCPLTESDFKEWKKTKRFPEKKLASWFALNPYELRQKALKEELTLEEIGRIFYHLIQRRGFLSNSRKGGKDDGAIFKGNAKDGKIGITETLESIQDKTLGSYLYQIYPKENTPFQDGLERIRNRYTTRQMYVDEFELIWNKQAQFHEALNNDLKTLFGGRKLDDYKEDGILFHQRPLRSQKHLVGNCSFEPTKTKCPISSIVFEQFRVWQWVNTVECNGLKISQEDKEKIVNFLYSVDKPVFKRIRKVIGKESAEHKFNYKDNDKIVGTHTISNLSNKKYFEKKWFEFTEKEQDDIWHVLYFFDSKSNLKDYAIKKWGFNEVQAEAISKFNVKDGYSSLSRKAINNILPFMQLGYTYDVAVVMGGIKNTFGDKWQNDTPEANKNQLELIDNVEGIVRSKIEGGFIETIKALLRKDFGFNDKQLKKLYHHSATIDAKTLVRKLPVGKEADKEIQSIRNPIVITALFELRKLVNELIKEYGQIDEIKVEMARDLKASKLQRNTVRRNQKRLEAENDRVKHEVEKYTRITHDNILKFKLWEECKKTCPYTGKGISITDLFSGQVQIEHIHPWSRSLNDSYSNKTLCWADENRIKGNKTPFEFYGNDEANWSTIKERALKLFSDTKEYPKAYQKFKRFIQQNFDDDFTSRQLNDTRYISKEAKNYLSKICDKVIVSPGQATSNLRHKWGLNHILNNENSKSREDHRHHAIDALVMACTKVAYVQELTKWNRYKKNSEMKNFPLPWKTFNYDAEKAVENILVSHKRVAKDITVRTHITIKNGKKHKNKGVAARGQLHKETVFGKRKAPFSEEAFHVRKPIDTLTTSKHIDKVVDETIRLLILKKVQELGGFVKNKIPANTFFVVDEKGIKQPQIFLPNKNGSPVPILRVRMKENFSGAEQLKDNLNQWVNPRNNHHVLIYKDEQDVLKEAVVTFWTVVERKRQGLPVYKLPEGGKEIVSTLHINDMFLLGINEDEINWEKPNYELLKEHLYRTQKLSSKFYEFRLNTEASIQNNYQPYYVRIQSFGEGKTGWLSFTPIKIKISVSGKIQKV
- a CDS encoding NUMOD1 domain-containing DNA-binding protein — translated: MMKEKKKINVIYKAQNKLTGEVYIGATKNSIHQRKLDHQERANRGEKGQFQEAIGTYGPDAFTWTQIDTASTTDELAQKEKEYIIRYDSRTNGLNSDSGGGIQKTIYQYSIEDGSLIAKYDCLESAANAVSAAKTSISNACLGQNKTCKSYYWSYSYSIPMNLKDKRRKTVIKMALDGRILSEYKSVAEASRKTGVSKSCIARFCRGDRKPSEGYRWQYE
- a CDS encoding AAA family ATPase, with amino-acid sequence MIKKSLNDKGHLTFKEVLKELKTRPKPKFLWHGIKEKSFGLVFGPSKSGKTIFCENLAMKLAYGAKEFFGYELDGKPKKILFVGLEEFWENRAERNKIQYNTLNDVQKKLVDDNYMYQGLDFQSRILSDKDWTELKHLIKDSGAEVVFIDSITRMNPGKLEDSSDAEKVMQRLRNICYDLGVTLICIHHTPKMYDKPLVMDSIKGSSVFAQESDFALGINRTSKGVRYLKDIFFRYAPDDNEKVNEFSISSETWLECYGDADEGEILNRSDRRRVDDNRDKIIQYFDSNTCTAFETAQLVRHFTTSLTIKERQVKYYLSELVKEKKISNPKKGKYKSNKCSDDDEGKEEN
- a CDS encoding DUF3871 family protein, which encodes MELIRTVNNNISSQVISEDDVTISQGNFIEANTEQVSLSHLRQDCTIPVFAKDNESTIPHFEFISAVRETAQQLFPEGTVMMPNIRTSHVIKGRIPSAIGKPAKELLEHEKTIYYERLAFMLEIPHVHTYINNQKLNLTVGGVRSYSEQNLFSKKTIERFKIFIGFKNMVCCNLCIATDGLKDDLRVSSVDELKSKTQELFLNYKREEHVDNMRNLKDFIINDEQMAHLLGKMKIYNHLRKDKKQGVFDLNITDSQINTIVKNHIDDEHFRADDDGYINLWNLYNLFTESTKSNYIDNFLSRNSNTYEFVNHLRAALKNQEDNYFLLKDIIM